In Janibacter cremeus, a genomic segment contains:
- a CDS encoding acyl-CoA dehydrogenase family protein encodes MIDLEVPKKFRPLISQARGMAEEVFWPISRKYDRAEHEYPAELDLVSAVIDGMADGGAGQGAGAANTTRAKDDGAQEGDVAAVGSGRRSAKGEKENKNGSNLSSVLSILETCRGDVGLTLSIPRQGLGNAAIAAVASDEQKERYAGKWAAMAITEPDTGSDSGAIRTTATKDGDHYVLNGEKIFVTSGERAELVVVWATLDRSLGKQAIKSFVVRRDNPGLQLVRLEHKLGIRASDTAAFVLDDCRVPAEDLLGDPEIRIWAHGTGGDGGASGSGAGGFGGAMQTFDNTRPLVASMALGLTRASLDRTTALLADAGVVVDWDRPAHVQSAAAARLIAMEADYQNAYLLTLRAAWMADNGKPNSMEASMAKAKAGRTCVDVSLACVELAGATGYAETELLEKWARDSKILDIFEGTQQIQLLVIARRVLGYSSKELK; translated from the coding sequence ATGATCGATCTCGAGGTTCCGAAGAAGTTCCGTCCGCTCATCTCCCAGGCCCGCGGTATGGCCGAGGAGGTCTTCTGGCCCATCTCGCGCAAGTACGACCGTGCCGAGCACGAGTACCCCGCCGAGCTCGACCTCGTCTCGGCCGTCATCGACGGCATGGCCGACGGCGGCGCCGGCCAGGGGGCGGGGGCCGCCAACACCACCCGCGCCAAGGACGACGGTGCACAGGAGGGCGACGTCGCGGCCGTCGGCTCCGGTCGTAGGAGCGCGAAGGGGGAGAAGGAGAACAAGAACGGCTCCAACCTCTCCTCGGTGCTCTCGATCCTGGAGACCTGCCGCGGTGACGTGGGCCTGACCCTGTCGATCCCGCGCCAGGGCCTGGGCAACGCGGCCATCGCCGCCGTCGCCAGCGACGAGCAGAAGGAGCGCTACGCCGGCAAGTGGGCCGCGATGGCGATCACCGAGCCCGACACCGGGTCCGACTCCGGCGCCATCCGCACCACCGCCACCAAGGACGGCGACCACTACGTCCTCAACGGCGAGAAGATCTTCGTCACCTCCGGCGAGCGCGCCGAGCTGGTCGTCGTGTGGGCGACCCTCGACCGCAGCCTGGGCAAGCAGGCCATCAAGTCCTTCGTCGTGCGCCGTGACAACCCCGGCCTGCAGCTGGTGCGTCTGGAGCACAAGCTCGGCATCCGCGCCTCCGACACGGCGGCCTTCGTGCTCGACGACTGCCGCGTGCCCGCCGAGGACCTCCTGGGTGACCCGGAGATCCGGATCTGGGCCCACGGAACCGGTGGCGACGGAGGAGCCAGCGGGTCTGGGGCGGGTGGCTTCGGTGGTGCCATGCAGACCTTCGACAACACCCGTCCGCTCGTCGCGTCGATGGCCCTGGGCCTCACCCGCGCGTCGCTCGACAGGACGACGGCGCTGTTGGCCGACGCCGGTGTCGTCGTCGACTGGGACCGTCCCGCGCACGTCCAGTCCGCCGCGGCCGCCCGGCTGATCGCGATGGAAGCGGACTACCAGAACGCCTACCTCCTGACACTGAGGGCCGCCTGGATGGCCGACAATGGCAAGCCGAACTCGATGGAGGCCTCGATGGCCAAGGCCAAGGCGGGGCGCACCTGCGTCGACGTCTCCCTCGCCTGCGTCGAGCTGGCCGGAGCCACCGGCTACGCCGAGACCGAGCTGCTGGAGAAGTGGGCGCGCGACTCCAAGATCCTCGACATCTTCGAGGGCACGCAGCAGATCCAGTTGCTCGTCATCGCACGTCGTGTCCTCGGGTACTCCAGCAAGGAACTGAAGTAG
- a CDS encoding DUF202 domain-containing protein encodes MSTDRWPAWVYAEGDEPDFRFSLANERTFLAWLRTTLALIAAGVAVNVIDFGISEGVVHGLSALLLGLGVITPATAFVRWARAERAMRHETPLPSMGALAVVLTCVVLLVAAILAVVVVVL; translated from the coding sequence GTGAGCACCGACCGCTGGCCCGCGTGGGTCTACGCCGAGGGTGATGAGCCCGACTTCCGCTTCTCGCTGGCCAACGAGCGCACCTTCCTGGCGTGGCTGCGCACGACCCTCGCGCTGATCGCCGCCGGCGTCGCCGTGAACGTCATCGACTTCGGCATCTCCGAGGGGGTGGTGCACGGACTGTCGGCGCTGCTGCTCGGACTGGGAGTGATCACGCCGGCCACAGCATTCGTGCGGTGGGCCAGGGCCGAGCGGGCCATGCGGCACGAGACACCGTTGCCGTCCATGGGAGCCCTGGCCGTGGTGCTCACCTGCGTCGTGCTGCTCGTCGCCGCGATCCTCGCGGTCGTCGTGGTGGTGCTCTGA
- a CDS encoding acyl-CoA dehydrogenase family protein, giving the protein MASSETMTLADKGQRIGLRLIAKAGGLPGLKDKDVRARVEKYLYKGAVTGFKAQTAAGRSFARKKASGDPARPAPTKPKKTFDLTPTEDQQMIQGVARELAEEVIRPAAATADGERTVPDEVRAAAADMGLHLIGVPAELDGIAEERSAVTGALVLEELARGDMGIATAIMARSAVATALASYGSAEQQATYLAEFTGENPPVAALALQESQVLFDPFALRTTGRREGGEIVLDGVKALVPGAQEAELFIVSAEVDGESRLVIVTAGLEGLQTEDDPAMGVRASRTARLHLEGVRVQEDDLLGAADDHRDAVRRARLAWAAAAVGTSQAVLDQVSEYVKERKAFGEPIGYRQAVAFTISDIAIELAGLRLVVWKAASLLDRGEDASAEIAQARSLASRHAMWIGSSGVQLLGGHGFVKEFDNERWYRDLRGAGVLEGMLLV; this is encoded by the coding sequence TTCCAGTGAAACGATGACCCTGGCCGACAAGGGCCAGCGCATCGGCCTGCGCCTCATCGCCAAGGCCGGGGGGCTGCCCGGTCTGAAGGACAAGGACGTACGCGCCCGGGTCGAGAAGTACCTGTACAAGGGCGCCGTGACCGGCTTCAAGGCCCAGACCGCCGCCGGCCGCAGCTTCGCCAGGAAGAAGGCCTCCGGCGACCCGGCCCGACCGGCCCCGACGAAGCCCAAGAAGACCTTCGACCTCACGCCCACCGAGGACCAGCAGATGATCCAGGGCGTGGCGCGCGAGCTCGCCGAGGAGGTCATCCGCCCCGCCGCGGCGACGGCCGATGGCGAGCGCACCGTGCCGGACGAGGTCCGTGCGGCCGCCGCCGACATGGGCCTGCACCTGATCGGTGTGCCGGCCGAGCTGGACGGCATCGCCGAGGAGCGCTCCGCCGTCACCGGCGCCCTCGTCCTGGAGGAGCTGGCCCGCGGCGACATGGGCATCGCCACCGCGATCATGGCCCGCTCGGCCGTTGCCACCGCGCTCGCGAGCTACGGCAGCGCGGAGCAGCAGGCCACGTACCTGGCCGAGTTCACCGGCGAGAACCCACCGGTCGCCGCCCTGGCGTTGCAGGAGTCGCAGGTGCTCTTCGACCCCTTCGCCCTGCGGACCACGGGCCGACGCGAGGGTGGCGAGATCGTCCTCGACGGCGTCAAGGCACTCGTGCCCGGCGCCCAGGAGGCCGAGCTCTTCATCGTCTCCGCCGAGGTCGACGGTGAGTCCCGTCTGGTCATCGTCACGGCGGGCCTCGAGGGCCTGCAGACCGAGGACGACCCCGCCATGGGCGTGCGCGCCTCCCGGACCGCGCGTCTGCACCTCGAGGGTGTGCGCGTGCAGGAGGACGACCTGCTCGGCGCCGCTGACGACCACCGCGACGCCGTCCGTCGCGCCCGCTTGGCCTGGGCCGCGGCCGCTGTCGGCACCTCGCAGGCCGTTCTCGACCAGGTCAGCGAGTACGTCAAGGAGCGCAAGGCCTTCGGCGAGCCGATCGGCTACCGCCAGGCCGTCGCCTTCACCATCTCCGACATCGCCATCGAGCTCGCCGGGTTGCGCCTGGTGGTGTGGAAGGCCGCATCCCTCCTCGACCGCGGTGAGGACGCCAGCGCCGAGATCGCCCAGGCTCGCAGCCTCGCCTCGCGGCACGCCATGTGGATCGGCTCGAGCGGCGTCCAGTTGCTCGGCGGCCACGGTTTCGTCAAGGAGTTCGACAACGAGCGCTGGTACCGCGATCTGCGGGGCGCCGGAGTCCTCGAGGGCATGCTGCTCGTCTGA
- a CDS encoding helical backbone metal receptor: MPTDDLGATLEPGPPPQRVVSLVPSLTEAIAASCPGVLVGATDWCTHPGDLDVTRARGTKNPNLKVIAGLEPDLVVVNKEENRELDVRRMRDRGIPVWVTDIEDVPSALTSMRRLFVEALQQPVPDWLEHAEELWGTPPPTPRGRLVVPIWRDPWMVVGPRTYTTDLLSRLGWSNAYAGPDADPDKRYPHVDLADIDRDDVDLVLLPDEPYEFTVDDGPEAFVQAPTRLVSGRLLTWYGPAMVEAYETLARE, from the coding sequence ATGCCCACCGACGACCTCGGAGCCACCCTCGAGCCGGGACCTCCCCCGCAGCGGGTCGTCTCCCTCGTGCCGAGCCTGACCGAGGCGATCGCCGCCTCCTGCCCGGGGGTGCTCGTCGGCGCCACCGACTGGTGCACCCACCCCGGGGACCTCGACGTCACGCGGGCGCGCGGAACGAAGAACCCGAATCTGAAGGTGATCGCCGGCCTCGAGCCCGACCTCGTCGTGGTCAACAAGGAGGAGAACCGCGAGCTCGACGTGCGACGGATGCGCGACCGCGGGATCCCGGTCTGGGTGACCGACATCGAGGACGTCCCCTCGGCCCTGACGTCGATGCGCCGGCTCTTCGTCGAGGCCCTGCAGCAGCCGGTCCCCGACTGGCTCGAACATGCAGAGGAGCTCTGGGGCACCCCACCACCCACTCCGCGCGGTCGCCTCGTCGTCCCCATCTGGCGTGACCCGTGGATGGTCGTCGGGCCGCGGACCTACACCACCGACCTGCTGTCCCGGCTCGGGTGGAGCAATGCCTACGCGGGGCCGGATGCCGACCCCGACAAGCGGTACCCACACGTGGACCTCGCCGACATCGATCGGGATGACGTCGACCTCGTGCTCCTGCCGGACGAGCCGTACGAGTTCACCGTGGATGACGGTCCGGAGGCCTTCGTGCAGGCTCCGACCCGGCTGGTCAGCGGTCGACTGCTGACGTGGTACGGCCCGGCGATGGTCGAGGCGTACGAGACGCTCGCCAGGGAGTAG
- a CDS encoding S8 family serine peptidase yields MRHQRMVSVLGALSLGLTGIAATTSATAAPTDSTGSTASSASNGPEHYVVLAERGGSAADLAEQLEAKGATVTSVNDQVGMVIVTSTDANFAKKARSMKNVFGAASEGVVGRSPRDHKKDAVERPNRGPGFGEGNGKSPGNGTGHGHHKGHRAGKFAPDPLDDKLWGMDMINAPEAQRIDSGDRRVKVGIMDTGVDASHPDIGENFDHKLSRNFVTDIPAIDGPCEYEGCVDPADVDNGGHGTHVAGTVAAVKNGMGVSGVAPGVGIVNVRAGQDAGYFFVGPVVNALTYSADAGLDVVNMSFYVDPWAYYCHGGAPEDSPEEAAEQDMIIESVSRALSYAHDKDVTLVGALGNAANDLGQPLTDTSSPNYPEGNEHERTIDPANCLDLPTQHEDVIGVSAVGPSERKAYYSNYTTDIDSDQIEVAAPGGDAYDWPNATGPNQESMILSSVPENVVKAEGTVDEDGNITEAGEGSVFKDCLKRSRRGSHRGELCGYYEYYQGTSMAAPHATGVAALIVSRYGKMHGRAGYGLDPDRTESILRSSAQNTSCPEPRLFDYPAPIPDSYNAQCTGDADFNGFYGDGIIDAAAAIAPRRR; encoded by the coding sequence ATGCGACACCAACGTATGGTCTCGGTCCTGGGCGCGCTGTCGCTCGGACTGACCGGAATAGCGGCGACCACCAGCGCCACCGCAGCACCAACTGACAGCACCGGCTCGACCGCCTCATCCGCGTCCAACGGTCCGGAGCACTATGTGGTGCTCGCGGAGCGGGGCGGGAGCGCGGCCGACCTTGCCGAGCAGCTCGAGGCGAAGGGGGCGACCGTCACCTCTGTCAACGATCAAGTCGGCATGGTGATCGTGACCTCGACGGACGCCAACTTCGCCAAGAAGGCCCGGTCGATGAAGAACGTCTTCGGGGCCGCGTCGGAGGGTGTCGTGGGACGCTCGCCACGGGACCACAAGAAGGACGCGGTCGAGCGCCCGAATCGGGGACCGGGCTTCGGCGAAGGCAACGGCAAGAGCCCCGGCAACGGCACGGGCCATGGGCACCACAAGGGTCACCGGGCCGGTAAGTTCGCCCCCGATCCGTTGGACGACAAGCTGTGGGGCATGGACATGATCAACGCGCCAGAGGCGCAGAGGATCGACTCCGGTGACCGGCGGGTCAAGGTCGGCATCATGGACACCGGTGTGGACGCCAGCCACCCGGACATCGGGGAGAACTTCGACCACAAGCTCTCGCGCAACTTCGTCACGGACATCCCGGCGATCGACGGGCCGTGCGAGTACGAAGGCTGTGTCGACCCCGCGGACGTCGACAACGGCGGCCACGGCACCCACGTAGCCGGCACGGTCGCCGCCGTGAAGAACGGGATGGGTGTCTCCGGCGTAGCGCCGGGCGTGGGCATCGTCAACGTGCGCGCGGGCCAGGACGCCGGGTACTTCTTCGTCGGCCCGGTCGTCAACGCTCTCACCTACTCTGCTGATGCCGGCCTCGACGTGGTCAACATGAGCTTCTACGTCGACCCGTGGGCCTACTACTGCCACGGCGGCGCACCCGAGGACAGCCCGGAGGAGGCAGCCGAGCAGGACATGATCATCGAGTCGGTCTCGCGAGCCCTCAGCTACGCACACGACAAGGACGTCACGCTCGTGGGCGCCCTCGGCAACGCGGCCAACGACCTGGGTCAGCCGCTGACCGACACCTCGAGCCCGAACTACCCGGAGGGCAACGAGCACGAGCGCACCATCGACCCGGCCAACTGCCTCGACCTGCCGACGCAGCACGAGGACGTCATCGGCGTCTCCGCGGTCGGTCCGTCGGAGCGCAAGGCCTACTACTCGAACTACACGACGGACATCGACTCCGACCAGATCGAGGTGGCTGCCCCCGGCGGCGACGCCTACGACTGGCCGAACGCCACGGGCCCGAACCAGGAGAGCATGATCCTCTCCTCGGTCCCGGAGAACGTCGTCAAGGCCGAGGGCACGGTCGACGAGGACGGCAACATCACGGAGGCCGGCGAGGGCTCGGTCTTCAAGGACTGCCTGAAGCGCTCACGTCGGGGCAGTCACCGTGGCGAGTTGTGCGGGTACTACGAGTACTACCAGGGGACGTCGATGGCCGCCCCGCACGCGACGGGTGTCGCGGCGCTCATCGTCTCCCGCTACGGCAAGATGCACGGCAGGGCCGGCTACGGTCTCGACCCGGACCGGACGGAGAGCATCCTGAGGAGCTCCGCCCAGAACACGTCGTGTCCTGAGCCGCGCCTGTTCGACTACCCGGCTCCGATTCCGGACTCGTACAACGCGCAGTGCACCGGTGACGCGGACTTCAACGGCTTCTACGGCGACGGCATCATCGATGCCGCCGCCGCGATCGCCCCGAGGAGACGCTGA
- a CDS encoding DUF202 domain-containing protein: MSEFTTASPRGAQPERTALSWQRTALASIAGAAVIARHSSETLGVVALLLFLGTAGLAVAAFVLGWHRYDLSPGETARRRDGRAPFALALAIVAMALTELLALVTPGD, encoded by the coding sequence ATGAGTGAGTTCACGACCGCGTCCCCTCGCGGCGCCCAGCCCGAGCGGACGGCCCTGTCCTGGCAGCGCACCGCCCTCGCCAGCATCGCCGGCGCCGCAGTCATCGCACGGCACTCCTCCGAGACACTCGGCGTGGTCGCCCTGCTGCTCTTCCTGGGGACCGCGGGGCTCGCGGTTGCGGCGTTCGTCCTCGGGTGGCACCGCTACGACCTCTCACCCGGCGAGACGGCCCGACGACGCGACGGTCGCGCCCCCTTCGCCCTCGCCCTGGCCATCGTCGCGATGGCCCTGACCGAGTTGCTTGCCCTCGTCACTCCAGGAGACTGA